A genomic window from Chitinophagaceae bacterium includes:
- a CDS encoding undecaprenyl/decaprenyl-phosphate alpha-N-acetylglucosaminyl 1-phosphate transferase: protein MVKIHRSAIVRIFLVTTNTMIHATGIYILNVLITLTWVVGIMNSINMLDNMDGISATVSLGILFSCLLALLADDHLISFYTLLLLGVSGALVGFLVFNLHPASIYMGDTGSQFLGAFISAISIQILWNYRDGNGPAFQFHQYLPPLIAFTVPLIDTTTVFIRRIVRGHSPFIGGRDHISHHFAYAGLSDKQVAYLLGGMSFVSALFTYVLILWNRAHSSLITFGFCSYFVALFFIVQHFYNVGKRKEKNLYSHAHKSKEAIPVTD, encoded by the coding sequence GTGGTTAAAATTCACAGGTCAGCTATTGTGCGGATTTTTCTGGTGACCACCAATACCATGATTCATGCGACCGGTATTTATATCCTCAATGTATTGATCACACTTACCTGGGTGGTCGGCATTATGAATTCCATCAACATGCTCGATAATATGGATGGCATCAGTGCAACTGTTTCTTTGGGCATCCTGTTTTCCTGCCTGCTTGCTTTGCTGGCGGATGATCATCTGATTTCGTTTTATACATTGCTGCTGCTCGGTGTTTCAGGCGCTTTGGTAGGCTTCCTGGTTTTCAACCTCCATCCTGCCAGCATTTATATGGGTGATACCGGGAGCCAGTTTCTGGGAGCTTTTATTTCCGCTATTTCTATTCAAATATTGTGGAATTACCGTGATGGCAATGGTCCTGCATTTCAATTCCACCAATACCTCCCTCCATTGATTGCATTTACTGTTCCCCTGATCGATACAACAACTGTATTTATCCGGCGTATTGTGCGTGGACACTCACCATTTATTGGCGGCCGTGATCATATTTCACATCATTTCGCTTACGCCGGACTATCAGACAAACAAGTAGCTTACTTATTGGGAGGTATGTCATTCGTATCGGCGTTGTTCACATATGTATTGATACTGTGGAACAGGGCACATTCCTCTCTCATAACATTCGGATTCTGCAGCTACTTCGTTGCGCTGTTTTTCATCGTCCAGCATTTTTATAATGTCGGCAAACGAAAGGAGAAAAACCTCTATTCTCATGCGCATAAGAGTAAAGAAGCAATTCCTGTTACAGATTGA
- the trmB gene encoding tRNA (guanosine(46)-N7)-methyltransferase TrmB, whose translation MAKKKRIRLKELETFPNVFQLRMELKGKWHESVFENLSPITLELACGKGEYTIALAQKFPEKNFIGIDIKGARIWRGAKTALEENIRSVAFLRTYIDHITEYFVPGEVAEIWITFPDPYHENSKATKRLTSEVFLKRYRQILQPGGMLHLKTDDQLLYEFSLLSLRKHNCNILFQTEDLYASGLPDEILSVKTFYEKQHLANGKTIKYIRFSFNT comes from the coding sequence ATGGCAAAGAAAAAACGTATCCGTTTAAAAGAACTTGAAACCTTTCCCAATGTCTTCCAGCTTCGCATGGAGCTGAAAGGCAAATGGCACGAATCTGTATTCGAAAACCTTTCACCTATCACATTGGAACTTGCCTGTGGAAAAGGAGAATACACAATTGCGCTTGCACAAAAATTTCCGGAGAAAAATTTTATCGGCATTGACATAAAAGGAGCGCGAATCTGGAGAGGTGCAAAAACTGCCCTTGAAGAAAATATTCGCAGCGTGGCTTTTCTGCGCACCTATATTGATCACATCACAGAATATTTTGTTCCGGGTGAGGTGGCTGAAATATGGATCACGTTTCCTGATCCTTACCATGAAAACAGCAAGGCAACCAAACGACTCACTTCCGAAGTATTTCTGAAACGCTATCGGCAAATCCTGCAGCCCGGCGGCATGCTGCATCTGAAAACGGATGATCAATTATTGTATGAGTTTAGTCTGCTCTCCCTTCGTAAACACAATTGCAACATTTTATTTCAGACGGAAGATTTGTATGCTTCCGGTTTGCCCGATGAAATACTTTCCGTAAAAACATTTTACGAAAAGCAACACCTCGCAAATGGCAAAACGATTAAGTACATTCGGTTTTCATTCAATACATGA
- a CDS encoding DUF5615 family PIN-like protein, whose protein sequence is MKLKVSGEADDKLIELAQSSQLIILTEDKDFGEWIFAHHMQSAGVIFLRYHFKMVDTITERVIELLKRTPAELYGKFITVTISKIRSREI, encoded by the coding sequence TTGAAGTTAAAAGTATCAGGTGAAGCAGATGACAAGCTTATTGAATTAGCACAATCTTCACAGCTTATTATTCTTACTGAAGACAAGGATTTCGGAGAATGGATATTTGCACATCACATGCAAAGTGCAGGCGTCATTTTTTTACGATATCATTTCAAGATGGTTGATACAATTACGGAGCGCGTTATTGAGCTTTTAAAAAGAACTCCGGCGGAACTATATGGTAAGTTCATAACCGTGACCATCAGTAAAATCAGAAGTAGGGAAATATGA
- a CDS encoding molybdopterin-dependent oxidoreductase, which yields MNKIDKHPDFLVHTTSPVNAEPPAAILREHYITPSTLFYIRNHGEIPEIDPNTFRLQVNGMVEQELVLSFEMLKNDFSKHTVMATLQCAGNRRDQLIEVAPIPGEVPWQSGAIGNEVWSGARLSDVLKAAGIKDGAAYVEFIGADDVFRKDENVGFGGSIPIEKAISADVLLAYEMNGKPLEPTHGFPLRTIVPGYIGARSVKWLSRITLQEKPSSNYFQSHAYQLFPAHINGENVDWNAGLQLSELSVNCVITSPQNGEAVNGNSLLLKGYAMSGGGRKISRVDVSVNGGQTWMMASITHGDHPWAWTFWEVPVQLPTGQHEIIARAIDSSCNSQPEDAKHVWNFKGYMNNAWHRIKLEIKGA from the coding sequence ATGAACAAAATTGACAAGCATCCTGATTTTCTGGTGCACACTACATCGCCTGTAAATGCCGAACCGCCGGCAGCAATATTGCGCGAACATTATATCACTCCTTCAACATTATTCTATATACGTAATCATGGTGAGATTCCTGAAATTGATCCAAATACTTTTCGATTGCAGGTGAATGGAATGGTGGAACAGGAGCTTGTATTATCGTTCGAAATGTTAAAGAATGATTTTTCCAAACATACTGTCATGGCAACGCTGCAATGTGCCGGCAACCGGCGCGATCAGTTGATTGAAGTGGCGCCCATTCCCGGCGAAGTGCCCTGGCAATCAGGAGCCATTGGAAATGAAGTGTGGAGCGGAGCGCGTTTGAGCGATGTGCTGAAAGCAGCCGGAATAAAAGACGGAGCTGCGTATGTTGAATTTATAGGTGCAGATGATGTATTCCGAAAAGATGAAAATGTGGGCTTTGGCGGATCTATTCCTATTGAAAAAGCAATCAGTGCAGATGTTTTGCTGGCGTATGAAATGAATGGCAAACCACTCGAACCAACACACGGATTTCCTTTACGCACGATTGTGCCGGGTTACATTGGCGCACGCAGCGTTAAATGGTTATCACGAATCACATTGCAGGAAAAGCCTTCCTCCAATTATTTTCAATCGCATGCGTATCAGCTTTTTCCCGCACATATCAATGGAGAAAATGTTGACTGGAATGCAGGACTGCAATTGAGTGAGTTGAGCGTTAACTGTGTAATTACTTCGCCGCAAAATGGTGAAGCGGTAAACGGGAATTCATTGCTATTGAAAGGATATGCCATGAGTGGTGGCGGAAGAAAAATTTCACGCGTAGATGTTTCCGTAAATGGCGGACAAACATGGATGATGGCCAGTATTACACATGGTGATCATCCGTGGGCCTGGACTTTCTGGGAAGTTCCGGTGCAGTTGCCAACAGGTCAGCATGAAATTATTGCACGTGCCATTGATTCATCCTGCAATTCTCAACCTGAAGATGCGAAGCATGTATGGAATTTCAAAGGATACATGAATAATGCCTGGCACAGAATAAAACTGGAAATAAAGGGAGCCTGA
- a CDS encoding IS1380 family transposase — protein MVESFFASVWIGATAFSQTAVIKLDDTIKEIFGWKRIPSGTTFGRFFKKFSWEQNNRIFPELNQWFFNQVQLKNYTLDVDSSVITRYGTGEGSLIGYNPMKKGRTSHHPLFAFVSELRMVANCWLRSGDTASATNIIAFLEETLAILKDKTIGLFRADSGFASNTVFEYLEQRHIPYVIAGRMHAVLQYKIKDIKNWIAIGQGIWISEIEYQAARWKQPRRMVVIGQDVQIRPKATGKQLRKLFDDTLYYQHYRYHSFITNQTLPAKQIWEQYKERADAENRIQELKYDFALEGFNMKEFFATEAAMRMVTVAYNLMSLYKHVTSQTSAQQRLHSIRINCFAVGVGL, from the coding sequence ATGGTCGAATCATTCTTTGCATCGGTTTGGATTGGAGCAACGGCGTTCAGCCAAACAGCGGTGATCAAATTGGATGATACGATCAAAGAAATATTCGGATGGAAGCGTATACCGAGCGGAACTACTTTTGGAAGATTCTTCAAGAAATTTTCATGGGAACAAAACAACCGGATATTTCCGGAACTGAATCAGTGGTTTTTTAATCAGGTTCAATTGAAGAACTATACGCTCGATGTTGATTCTTCAGTCATTACCCGATATGGAACAGGAGAGGGAAGTTTGATTGGCTACAATCCCATGAAAAAGGGAAGAACTTCCCATCATCCATTGTTTGCTTTTGTGAGTGAATTAAGAATGGTGGCTAACTGCTGGCTTCGAAGTGGCGATACGGCAAGTGCAACAAACATCATCGCGTTCTTAGAAGAAACCCTGGCAATATTAAAAGACAAAACGATTGGCTTATTCAGAGCCGATTCTGGTTTTGCCAGCAATACAGTATTTGAATACCTGGAACAACGACATATCCCATATGTAATAGCAGGCCGGATGCATGCTGTTTTGCAATACAAAATTAAAGACATCAAAAACTGGATTGCTATTGGACAAGGAATCTGGATATCGGAAATAGAGTATCAAGCAGCACGATGGAAACAGCCCAGAAGGATGGTAGTGATCGGACAAGATGTGCAGATACGCCCCAAAGCAACTGGTAAACAACTCAGGAAATTATTTGATGACACTTTGTATTACCAACACTACCGCTACCACAGTTTCATTACCAATCAGACACTGCCTGCCAAGCAAATATGGGAGCAGTACAAAGAGCGGGCAGATGCGGAAAATCGCATACAGGAACTCAAATATGATTTTGCACTGGAAGGATTTAACATGAAAGAGTTTTTTGCCACCGAGGCAGCGATGCGAATGGTCACAGTAGCCTATAACCTGATGAGTTTGTATAAACATGTAACCTCGCAAACAAGCGCCCAGCAACGGCTTCACAGCATCAGAATCAACTGCTTTGCAGTCGGGGTTGGATTGTAA
- the asnB gene encoding asparagine synthase (glutamine-hydrolyzing), whose protein sequence is MCGIIGLIAKNSIGNQWMQYMSAAASTLHHRGPDAQHFFSNETVSFGHCRLSIIDLSETADQPMTDDSGRFTIIYNGEIFNYRELRAQLESKGEKFHTQSDTEVLLRLYMVQGKEMLSVLNGFFAFAIYDNKEKTCFVVRDRFGVKPLLYYEDENCLLFASEIKALLQFPLKKAIDKVSMQEYLQLNYIPAPDTIFSSIKKLLPGHYLWKKGDQTIQQSYYSIPVYQPHTVSKPDYEKKQTELFQLLEEAVHIRLISDVPLGAFLSGGLDSSIICGLAAKHTSRLKTFSIGYKEDGFFDETNYANAVAKHFNTDHTVFTVSRNQMYESLFEVLDYFDEPFADSSALPVYLLSKLTRKQVKVALSGDGADELFGGYIKHTAEYRARNTRLAELAVAASRPLLKLFTASRNNAFLNRMRQLQRFAEGMKLNEQERYWRWCSIANAEEAQSLPIENFEEREFIKRKKEMTRYIQAKGDLNEVLMNDIQLVLPNDMLYKVDSMSMANGLEVRTPFLDYRVVEFACSLPAAYKVNARYRKMIVHDAFRKFLPAELYHRPKRGFEIPLHGFLTTELRSLIENEYLSKDFIQSQQIFNYEGVQQLKQQLFSSNPGDSAARVWGLIVFQHWWKKWMMVRDISVL, encoded by the coding sequence ATGTGCGGGATTATCGGATTGATTGCAAAAAATAGTATAGGAAATCAGTGGATGCAATATATGTCCGCTGCCGCCAGCACGTTGCATCACCGTGGTCCCGACGCGCAGCATTTTTTTTCCAATGAAACCGTTTCCTTCGGTCATTGCCGGCTTTCCATTATTGATCTCTCCGAAACAGCAGACCAGCCGATGACGGATGATTCCGGAAGGTTCACCATCATTTATAACGGTGAAATATTTAACTACCGCGAATTAAGGGCCCAACTGGAATCAAAAGGAGAAAAATTCCATACACAATCCGATACTGAAGTGCTGTTGCGATTGTATATGGTGCAAGGCAAAGAAATGCTTTCGGTGCTGAATGGTTTTTTTGCATTTGCGATTTATGATAACAAAGAGAAAACCTGTTTTGTGGTTCGCGATCGTTTCGGGGTAAAACCATTACTTTATTATGAAGATGAAAATTGCCTGTTGTTTGCATCGGAAATAAAAGCATTGCTGCAATTCCCGTTGAAAAAAGCAATAGACAAGGTTTCCATGCAGGAATATTTGCAGTTGAATTATATACCAGCGCCCGATACTATTTTTTCTTCCATCAAAAAATTATTGCCCGGCCATTACTTATGGAAAAAGGGAGATCAAACTATTCAGCAGTCTTATTATTCAATTCCTGTGTATCAGCCACACACTGTTTCGAAACCGGATTATGAAAAAAAGCAAACGGAGTTATTTCAATTGCTCGAAGAGGCAGTCCACATCCGATTGATCAGTGATGTGCCGTTAGGTGCTTTTCTTTCGGGAGGTCTTGACTCATCGATCATTTGTGGACTGGCTGCCAAACATACCAGTCGTTTGAAAACATTTTCCATCGGTTATAAAGAAGATGGATTTTTTGATGAAACGAATTATGCGAATGCAGTTGCAAAACATTTCAATACCGATCACACTGTATTTACTGTTTCCCGTAATCAGATGTATGAATCATTATTTGAAGTGCTGGATTATTTTGACGAACCCTTTGCTGATTCATCTGCCTTGCCTGTTTACCTGCTCAGCAAACTGACGCGTAAGCAGGTGAAAGTTGCACTTTCAGGCGATGGCGCCGATGAATTATTCGGAGGTTATATAAAACACACGGCAGAATATCGTGCCCGAAATACAAGACTTGCAGAATTAGCAGTTGCTGCTTCACGACCACTTTTAAAATTATTTACTGCATCAAGAAACAATGCATTCTTGAACCGGATGCGTCAATTGCAACGCTTCGCAGAAGGCATGAAACTGAATGAGCAGGAGCGATATTGGCGGTGGTGTTCAATCGCAAATGCTGAAGAAGCACAATCTCTTCCGATAGAAAATTTTGAGGAACGGGAATTTATCAAACGGAAAAAGGAAATGACCCGTTACATCCAAGCAAAAGGTGACTTGAATGAAGTGCTGATGAATGATATTCAACTGGTGCTTCCTAACGATATGCTCTATAAAGTCGATAGCATGTCGATGGCAAACGGATTGGAAGTGCGCACTCCGTTTTTAGATTACCGTGTAGTGGAATTCGCCTGTTCACTTCCGGCAGCTTATAAAGTAAATGCGCGCTACAGAAAGATGATCGTGCATGATGCTTTCAGAAAATTTTTGCCTGCTGAATTGTATCACCGTCCCAAACGCGGATTTGAAATTCCGCTGCATGGATTTTTAACGACAGAATTGCGATCGTTGATAGAAAATGAATATCTCTCAAAGGATTTCATTCAATCGCAACAGATTTTTAATTACGAAGGCGTTCAGCAACTAAAGCAACAATTATTCTCTTCCAATCCCGGCGACAGTGCAGCACGTGTCTGGGGATTGATTGTATTTCAGCATTGGTGGAAGAAGTGGATGATGGTTCGCGACATTTCTGTTTTATAG
- a CDS encoding DUF433 domain-containing protein, with product MNYRDRIISDPKIMLGKPVIKGTRITVEIILKKLSEGAAVKEILEMYPHLLEEDIYATLQYAAEVIAGEEMIAIAP from the coding sequence ATGAATTATCGAGACCGTATTATTTCAGATCCCAAAATCATGCTGGGAAAACCTGTGATAAAGGGCACAAGAATTACTGTGGAAATCATTTTAAAAAAATTATCCGAAGGAGCTGCCGTAAAAGAAATATTGGAAATGTATCCACATTTGCTTGAAGAAGATATATATGCCACTTTGCAATATGCAGCCGAAGTAATTGCTGGTGAAGAGATGATAGCAATCGCACCATGA
- a CDS encoding MGMT family protein produces the protein MKKESFFDKVFVVARKIPRGRVTSYGAIADYLGTGLSARMVGWAMNSCSTTSPPVPAHRVVNRNGLLTGKHHFASPTLMEELLEAEGIEVMDDKIKHFQKLFWDPSIALKKKSPVRKRESKRTLK, from the coding sequence ATGAAGAAGGAATCATTTTTTGATAAAGTGTTTGTTGTTGCCAGAAAAATTCCGCGGGGAAGGGTGACGAGTTATGGCGCTATTGCAGATTATCTTGGAACCGGACTTTCAGCACGCATGGTCGGCTGGGCCATGAATAGTTGCAGCACCACTTCTCCGCCTGTTCCTGCACACAGAGTGGTGAACAGAAATGGTTTGCTCACAGGCAAACATCATTTTGCATCGCCTACTTTGATGGAAGAATTGCTGGAGGCAGAAGGCATTGAGGTTATGGATGATAAGATTAAACACTTCCAAAAATTATTCTGGGATCCTTCTATAGCATTGAAGAAGAAAAGTCCTGTAAGAAAACGCGAGTCAAAGCGAACTTTAAAATAA
- a CDS encoding polysaccharide biosynthesis tyrosine autokinase, producing the protein MDSISNDLRRYEDEMTAFKQANGISIGSIESDINTQLKELKAKQDEFSLEYSTLDYYRKYFIQYQDSTRLLSGIVDNRYPGLSENIVRLDDLQSRQKQLLLKLSPNNPEISNINTQISEVKKNLLQSVLNSQDEVRQKSDEVNKEIEQYLGNYSNVPGIQAQYIRLSRLSDLKEKYYLLLLDKKSAFSITKAGFVSDYTILKKADVPTKPIFPNAPLIKLLGLVSGLLTCIILIVVRYLLHHKILSISEITRYSDAGILGIIPKYRQPMDVSKLVVNKNPKSVLSECFRSMRTNLEYISTSKSNPQLIAVTSTVAGEGKTFIAVNMAGIMAVGGKKVILIDFDLRKPQLHKAFHVDNQKGVSTILIGKFGLEDCIHHSEWENLDFITSGPLPPNPAEFIGSKKTDELINKLKEIYDVVVIDTPPVGIVTDALHLIKQADVPLYILRADYSSRNFLNNVNYLVNDHGITKLSIVLNDMGEGASMYTYNYGYGYGYGYGYGGYGSRSYGYDYYSDEMPVKKNFLFRTVAFVKSFF; encoded by the coding sequence GTGGACTCTATCAGCAATGATCTTCGCAGGTATGAGGATGAGATGACTGCGTTTAAACAGGCCAACGGTATTTCCATCGGTTCCATCGAATCGGATATTAATACACAATTAAAGGAACTCAAGGCAAAGCAGGATGAGTTCAGTCTGGAATACTCAACACTTGACTACTACCGCAAATACTTTATTCAATACCAGGATTCAACCAGGTTACTCTCCGGTATTGTTGACAACCGGTATCCGGGGCTCAGTGAAAATATTGTGCGGCTGGATGATTTGCAATCTAGGCAAAAACAATTGTTACTGAAACTATCTCCTAATAACCCTGAAATATCAAATATCAATACGCAGATTTCGGAGGTCAAGAAAAACCTGCTGCAAAGTGTCCTGAATTCACAAGACGAGGTGCGGCAAAAAAGCGATGAAGTGAATAAGGAAATAGAACAGTATCTCGGCAACTATTCAAATGTTCCCGGCATACAGGCACAGTACATCCGGTTATCCCGACTCAGTGATCTGAAAGAAAAATATTACCTGCTGTTGCTCGATAAAAAGTCGGCTTTCAGTATTACCAAAGCCGGATTCGTTTCAGATTATACGATTCTGAAAAAGGCCGACGTTCCCACCAAACCCATCTTTCCGAATGCACCGTTGATAAAATTGCTGGGTCTTGTTTCAGGATTACTCACCTGTATTATCCTGATCGTAGTACGTTATTTACTGCACCATAAGATTCTTTCCATCTCAGAAATTACACGTTACAGCGATGCGGGCATATTAGGGATCATTCCAAAATACCGGCAACCGATGGATGTTTCTAAACTGGTAGTGAATAAAAATCCCAAATCGGTACTTTCAGAATGTTTCCGTTCCATGCGTACCAACCTGGAATATATTTCTACCTCAAAATCAAATCCTCAGTTGATTGCGGTTACATCCACTGTTGCCGGTGAGGGTAAAACTTTCATTGCCGTTAACATGGCAGGCATCATGGCTGTTGGCGGCAAAAAAGTAATTCTGATTGATTTTGATTTGAGAAAGCCACAACTTCATAAAGCATTTCATGTTGATAATCAGAAAGGGGTCAGCACTATTCTGATTGGTAAATTTGGATTGGAAGATTGCATTCATCATTCAGAATGGGAAAACCTTGATTTCATCACGTCGGGTCCTTTACCACCCAATCCTGCCGAATTTATCGGCTCTAAAAAAACGGATGAACTGATCAATAAACTGAAAGAAATTTACGATGTGGTGGTGATTGATACTCCGCCGGTAGGTATTGTAACCGATGCTTTGCACCTGATTAAGCAGGCTGACGTACCGCTCTATATTCTACGCGCTGATTATTCCAGCCGTAATTTTTTGAATAATGTAAATTACCTGGTGAATGATCATGGCATCACTAAGCTTTCAATTGTGCTGAACGATATGGGAGAAGGAGCATCAATGTACACTTACAACTATGGCTATGGCTATGGCTACGGATATGGATACGGGGGTTACGGATCGCGTAGTTATGGTTATGATTACTACTCGGATGAAATGCCGGTGAAAAAGAATTTTCTTTTTCGCACGGTGGCATTCGTGAAATCATTCTTTTGA
- a CDS encoding glycosyltransferase, which translates to MPKILRIINRLNLGGPTFNAAYLSKFLAPEFETMLVAGMIDDTEESSAFITNEMGLKPVYIPEMYREIHPMKDRRAYLQLKQIMRDFRPDIVHTHAAKAGTLGRLAAAATHVPVIVHTFHGHVFHSYFPQWKTNLFIRIERYLAAKSTRIISISNKQKEELAGVYKICAPEKIEVIPLGFNLEKFTADIPAKRKKFRNHYLVDHEEVVIVIVGRLVPVKNHTLFLKGLQAVQSKTSKKVRAFIVGDGEERKNIENQAASLQLDFTDFSSQPKPALLTFTSWIKEVDEVYAGADIVTLTSRNEGTPVSLIEAQAAGKPIVTTDVGGITDIVVPGKNAFVVAANDEQAFAEKLLQLVEDDQLRNNMSAFNTASITSRFDYRRLVSETAVLYRRILEEASK; encoded by the coding sequence ATGCCTAAAATCCTCCGCATCATCAACCGTTTAAATCTTGGAGGTCCAACTTTTAATGCTGCCTATCTTTCTAAATTTCTTGCACCTGAATTTGAAACAATGCTGGTCGCAGGAATGATTGATGATACAGAAGAGAGTTCTGCATTTATCACGAATGAAATGGGATTGAAACCTGTTTATATTCCTGAAATGTACCGGGAAATTCATCCGATGAAAGACAGGCGGGCTTATCTGCAACTTAAACAAATCATGCGTGATTTCAGACCTGATATTGTTCATACGCATGCTGCGAAAGCAGGCACACTCGGCAGACTGGCAGCAGCAGCAACGCATGTTCCGGTGATCGTGCATACTTTTCATGGTCACGTATTTCATTCTTATTTTCCCCAATGGAAAACTAATCTCTTCATCAGGATCGAAAGATACCTTGCTGCAAAAAGCACACGTATCATTTCCATCAGCAACAAACAAAAAGAGGAATTGGCCGGCGTCTATAAAATATGCGCTCCGGAAAAAATTGAAGTGATTCCGTTAGGTTTCAACCTTGAAAAATTTACGGCAGACATTCCTGCCAAGCGGAAAAAATTCAGGAACCATTACCTGGTGGATCATGAGGAAGTGGTGATCGTAATTGTCGGTCGTTTGGTGCCTGTCAAGAACCATACTTTATTCCTAAAAGGTTTGCAAGCTGTTCAAAGTAAAACATCAAAGAAAGTACGCGCATTTATCGTAGGTGATGGTGAAGAACGAAAGAACATAGAAAATCAGGCTGCGTCACTTCAGCTTGATTTTACCGATTTTTCTTCGCAACCAAAACCAGCTTTACTCACTTTCACCTCATGGATTAAGGAAGTGGATGAAGTTTATGCCGGAGCTGATATTGTAACACTCACTTCACGCAATGAAGGCACGCCGGTAAGCCTGATCGAAGCACAGGCAGCAGGTAAACCTATCGTGACAACTGACGTTGGAGGAATTACTGATATCGTCGTACCCGGAAAAAATGCTTTTGTAGTTGCAGCAAATGATGAGCAGGCATTTGCTGAAAAGCTATTGCAATTGGTGGAAGATGACCAGTTGCGTAACAACATGTCAGCATTTAATACAGCGTCAATTACTTCACGATTTGACTACAGGCGACTTGTTTCTGAAACAGCCGTACTTTATCGCCGGATATTGGAGGAAGCTAGCAAGTGA
- a CDS encoding polysaccharide biosynthesis/export family protein yields MKRILVWLLIVMCISSCKVFYPDRLFKTDKDFPLVSADSLHVPKEYVIRPGDLLAVDIFSNNGYELVDVLSQENGSTSALNYVVKEDGYVMLPLLDSVPILGYSLSEAEKFLQQKYSYYFVNPFVRVDVVNRRAYVYRGRQGAEVVILDKENMNLLEVLASAGGMPSFGKADRVRVLRGDLRQPTVFDVDLSTVEGMMQANLRIEANDIIYIDAKLGTNDVLYQITPILTLVSTILVIYTTILAINGQ; encoded by the coding sequence TTGAAACGGATTTTAGTATGGCTGCTCATTGTGATGTGTATCTCTTCCTGTAAGGTTTTTTATCCTGACCGTCTTTTTAAGACGGATAAGGATTTTCCATTGGTATCCGCCGATTCACTTCACGTTCCAAAAGAATATGTGATTCGCCCGGGCGATTTGCTGGCTGTTGACATTTTTTCTAACAATGGCTACGAATTGGTGGATGTGCTCAGCCAGGAGAATGGCTCTACTTCAGCACTTAATTATGTTGTAAAAGAAGATGGTTATGTGATGTTGCCACTTCTCGATTCGGTTCCTATCCTCGGTTATTCACTCAGTGAAGCGGAAAAGTTTCTGCAACAGAAATACAGTTACTATTTTGTAAATCCTTTTGTGAGGGTAGATGTTGTGAATCGCCGTGCCTACGTGTACCGTGGACGGCAAGGTGCTGAAGTGGTGATACTTGATAAAGAAAACATGAACCTGCTTGAAGTGCTGGCTTCAGCGGGCGGTATGCCTTCTTTTGGTAAGGCCGATCGTGTGAGAGTGCTTCGTGGTGATCTTAGGCAGCCGACAGTTTTTGATGTAGATCTTTCCACAGTAGAAGGCATGATGCAGGCCAATCTGCGGATAGAAGCCAACGACATCATTTATATTGATGCCAAACTTGGCACCAACGATGTACTGTATCAGATTACGCCCATACTCACATTAGTATCAACCATTCTCGTAATTTATACAACCATTCTTGCGATTAATGGACAATAA